Part of the Armatimonadota bacterium genome is shown below.
CCAACCGGGCGGCCGCATCGGCGATGGCAGGCGTCGGGTATGCGGTGACCAACGCAATCGTCGTGCGCTCTTGTACGTCCATTTCTATAACGGTCTGCGCCAGCGAAAAGTCCCCACCCGAATCTACGCGCGCCAGCGCATCCAGGATGCGCCAGCGCTGGTCTTCAGACGCTGCGGGCGCGATGACAGTCGCAGCCTTGCCGGGAACCAGCAATCCGACGGCGTCGCCATTGCCCAGCGATGTGTCCAGGATCGAAACGGCGGCCTTCACGCAGCGATCGAAAGAAGGCATTCCACCGTCGGCCATCCGGGCACCGCCTTGGGAATCCAGGCAGATCCAGACCGTGGACTGCAGTTGGGTCTCGCGCTCCGCGACCACCAATGAGCCGTGGCGGGCACTGGAGCGCCAGTGAATCCGCCGCAGATCGTCGCCCAGACGATACTCGCGGGTGCCGTAGAATCCTTCTTCGTCCCCCCGGTGACCCAGTTGCGCATTCGTCGGCCGCCCGGCATTTTGATGCCCCAGCGCCGAAATGGGCCGCATGGGGAGCGCCGTCGGGAAGATGGTCAAAGTGCGATGCTGGTCGAAATGCTTCCTGATGACGAAGATGCCCAATGGATCGTTCACCATGACCGCGGCGAAATCGAGGTCGTACACGCCACGCCTTTCCGCAACGATGAGCGACTCCTGGCACACGCCGGAGGGGATGGTCACGGAGATGTCGGAACCATCCACCACATGCATCCCATCGGGCAGCCTCATCCGCGGCTGGGCGAGAACGGAAAACGCAGGAAGCGGCGATACGACTTCGACGCGGATCGCGATTTCATCACCCTCGAACGCCGATTCCGGTGCGATCAGGGTGAACCGGAGATGGTGC
Proteins encoded:
- a CDS encoding DUF58 domain-containing protein, giving the protein MSDLLIFATILCCVALVAVFVNKRLLVLLLSSVFVLLVAMRLSIPSMYMMGTVLLALPVASWFVGWYGAHHLRFTLIAPESAFEGDEIAIRVEVVSPLPAFSVLAQPRMRLPDGMHVVDGSDISVTIPSGVCQESLIVAERRGVYDLDFAAVMVNDPLGIFVIRKHFDQHRTLTIFPTALPMRPISALGHQNAGRPTNAQLGHRGDEEGFYGTREYRLGDDLRRIHWRSSARHGSLVVAERETQLQSTVWICLDSQGGARMADGGMPSFDRCVKAAVSILDTSLGNGDAVGLLVPGKAATVIAPAASEDQRWRILDALARVDSGGDFSLAQTVIEMDVQERTTIALVTAYPTPAIADAAARLVRSGARVTVVYVEPKEMRPDPGGVTLAMDAAAEGGADTLIVPGEV